The genomic region CTTCGGTACCGAGCGAAAGGATTTGATTTCCCGATTCGTCTGTATCGATACAGCTGACTTGTGGGGCAATAATATTTATCGTACTATTAAAAAGATTTCCCAGTTCACCTTTCATTTCATAAGGAATAGCGATCGGTTTATTTATTTTAGGGAACGTTAAATTTTGGGTATTCATGTCATCCTGATAATATTTTTCAATGTCCGTTCTTGTTCGTCTGATTATCAGCGGTTCAACAATATGTTTGCGTATATCTCCATTATCTGCGATAAGATTTTGTTTATCCTGATTTAATTCATCCGGTGTCTTCTGAATTTTTATCCCATTCACAAGTTTATACCGTTGAATATATTGCTTGTAACGGTCTTGCTTTTCCTTAAAGTAGCGCTCAAGATCATTTCCGAATCCGCCGAGGTTACACAGGGTTGCATTTTTATGTTCGCGCTGGAACAAATAAATCTGATTCCGTAAATCATACGGAGCATTATTTTGCGGAGTCGCCGAAAGAAGCATTACATAAGGCTGAGGCTGTACGCTTCCTATTAAGTCATCAAGTTTTTGGTACATGAGAGTATTGTTGTTCCTAAAGCGATGACTTTCATCAACGACAATCATGCCGTATTGTTGTTTTTTAAATACTAAATCAAAATCATTTCCATCAACATAGTCATCACTCTCGCCGCTGTCATCAAGACGCCCGATTGTAGTAAGATTGATAAGCGGTTTGATTGTTTTACCAACTACTTCGTTTTTATCAAAATAGTTGATTGAATCAGTCCAGCTCTGATAAATGGCTGGAGGAGTGATAATTAACACCGGATGCGTAAAGTTCGTTTCTAAAAGATACCGCTTTACAATCATCAATGCAGTAAATGTTTTTCCAAGTCCGACAACATCGGCAAGGATAAAGCCATGATGCCGTTTCATAATTGAAAAGCCTTGGTTCACTGCGTGATTTTGATAGGTAAGCTGCTTGAAGTCTTCGTCATGGGGTATATACGCATCGGGGGAGATTTTACCGTCGCCGTTTATTACTTCATCAAATTGATCAATCAAAAACTTTATATAGGTTTGATAGGGAGAAAGTACGGTATACGGCGGTTCATGTTGAAGTTTAGTTGTATCTCCCATTTTTTCAGTTTCTATCCCTATCTCCGATTTTTTTAAGACCTCCTCCAAAAACGCTCGTGTCCAATCGGATGCTAATGCCCATTTTTCATTGAACCATGTAGTATGCCCTTTTGAAAGATTTATCCCGTCCGGCTTTGCCGAAATTATTTGGGTGTGTGTTTCAAGGTAATTCAGTTCTGAATTTTCTTGTAAGCCTTTTTGGGTAAAATTACTACTGCCGATAATCCCGTATGCGATGCCGGTTCCGTATAAAATATAGCACTTGGAATGGAAAAACTGCTGCTTATCATCCTCGGTTACACCGCGAAAAATGCGTATCTCTATTTTCGGGTCATTGAGGTCTTCATGCTGTTCTTTGCAAAAATCCAGTAAAAGCTGTACAGCGGGGGTGTATTCAGATTTTACCTTTAAATCGGCAAGATCGGTTTTGATAAAATCCTGCGGATAGTCGGCATCCTTATATTTGACATCGGCACTGTACTGTGCAAAAAGATACGGATCTTTTCCGATAAGAATCCGCACGCGTGTATCTGCCGACCGCTCTAAGAATGCTCGAAGTTCTGCTGCGATCAACTGTGTACCCGGAATGTCCCAGTACCCTGTTGCAATGTCGATGTGTGTAATGTCGGGGACCTTGATGAGTTCTTTAAGCGTATCAACAAGCTGTAAATGTTCGGAATTATCAATCAGTGTACTGTGTATAGGCATAGTCCTGTTCCTCGAACAAAAAGTATACCATAAATTTGCCCTATAAGAAATGTCAATTTTTTCATCTGTTTTCACACTTTTTTAAAAATTTTCCTTCTTTTCCCTCAAAATTCTTAGCCAAAAAGCCATGCATGTCGCATATAAAGATTAGTTTACAGATATTTAGGAGGCAAAACGATGAAAAAACTCTTTTTTCTTGTATCAATTATCTGCGCTCTGTGCGGAGCAGGGTGCGCAGGTTTTTCTAAACAGCCGATTTTTACCGAGATTATCGGCGAAGAAGCCGAACCCGTCAAAATAGTTAAAACCGTACGGACAGAAACCAATACCATACAGATGTACTTCACCGGTACAACGGAATTTCTTTCGGCGGAAATTTTTATCCCCGAAACGGGCGAAACGCAAACGTGCAGTGTCGAACCTATGGATATCCCCAACGACTTTACCGATTCCGAAGGGAAATCCGGTAAAGCAGATACCTACACTGCCTTTGCGCTTACTCCAACTGCTCCGATCGGAATCGGCACTCCTTTTGTACTGCGCGGTTCCGTATCGGATACAAAGCACAGCGTTCTCGATTTTGCGCTGCCGTTTGAGGGAGCCAATACGCGCCCTGCAAAACTGCGGATAACCGAAATTCGCCCGTTGTACAGCAGTAAACCGAAAAGCGAATTTATTGAGTTCATCGTAATGGAAAGCGGAAACCTGTCCAGCATCACAATCACGAATGTCGGGGATAAGCAAAACCCGCATTATCACTTCCCCGCCGCAGAAGTTTCCGCTGGCGAGACCATCGTATACCATTGGCGTTCCGTCGAAGAAGGTATCCGCGATGAACTTACCGCTAAAACTATTTCAGGCGGAACGCAATCATGCCCTGCTGCGCGCGATTTTTGGGGACCGTATACAAGCATTCCAAAACGGAACGCCAATGTCATCCTGATAAAAGCCGGAGTAAATGGCGATATTCAAGATGCCATTCTCTACTGCACCGAAAAAGAATTTGCCAAGCGAGGCGCAGCTCATGCATGGAACGATGAAGAACTGGGACGGGAAGCGGAAGCAGCCGTTGCAAGTGGCGTATGGCGAGGCGGCGCCGTTTTAAAGTCAGCGGTTATCGCGCCGATAACCGCCTCAAAATCGTTAGTACGCGATGCAAAGTCCGGCATCAATAAAGCCGAAAGCTGGGCACTTCGCGATTCAAAAAAGGTTACAATGGGAAAACCGTATTAACACACCAAAGATATAGAAACTTCAATACAATTGTTTACAAAGGAGTTATACGTTAAATTTGAAGAACATAATATCCCCATCTTGAACGACGTATTCCTTACCTTCTTGGCGATAGCGGCCGGCTTCTTTGATTTTTTGTTCCGAACCGTATTTCAAGAAGTCTTCAAAACTGTAGACTTCCGCCTTGATAAAGCCTCGTTCAAAGTCGCTGTGGATAACACCGGCTGCTTTGGGGGCGGTATCTCCTGCGTGGATAGTCCATGCGCGGCATTCGTCTTTCCCGGCGGTAAAGAAGGTACGTAGCCCGATTAAATGATATGCTGCATGGGCAAGAACCGATAAGCCTGAAACCTTGAGCCCGATCTCTTCCAAAAAGGCGGCTCGTTCTTCCGCATCGTCGATATCGGCAAGCTCCGCTTCAAACTTTCCGCAGATAACGACGGTTTCAGCTCCTTCTTGTGCGGCGATTTTTTTAACCGTTTCGATATACGCATTCCCGTTTTTTATTCCGTCCTCATCGACGTTGCAAACATACAGCTGAGGCTTCATCGTAATCAGATGTGTGTCGTACATCACGGCTTGCTCTTCATCTGTTAGATCGGCATTACGTGCACCCTTTCCATCCTGCAGTAACGGCTTGATTTTCGCAATAGCGCTCATCGCAATCGCCGCTTCTTTCTGCATATCTTTACCCATACGGGTTGCTTTCTCCGCTCGTTCTGCTCGTTTTTCCAGCGATGCAAGATCGGCAAGCGCGAGCTCGATATTGATGGTTTCGATATCCGATGCGGGATCAATTTTATTGTTTACGTGAACGATGTCGGGATCGTCAAAGCAGCGTACGACATGTGCGATAACGCCTACCTCGCGAATATGAGAAAGAAACTGGTTGCCGAGTCCTTCGCCTTTTGAAGCACCCTTTACAAGTCCTGCAATATCGACAAACTCAACTGTTGCCGGAACAGTCTTTTTCGGTTCAAAAAATTTTGACAGTTTTGTGAGCCGTTCGTCAGGGAGATCGACGATACCGACATTGGGATTAATAGTGCAGAACGGATAGTTTGCCGCCTCTGCCGGTGCCCGGGTCAATGCAGAAAAGATGGTGGATTTACCGACATTCGGCAGCCCGACAATACCACAGTTTATAGCCATAGGAGAACCCCTTTAATCAATCATGTTCAGTTAAATAGAAAGATAGTTAAACCTTCCTTAAAATTCAACAGCCGAACAAAATATCAATTTTGGAGACTGTTGAATTCGTGCGCGCAACGCGCATACGTCAATAATCGACGTTTGTGTAAGCAAACTCGACGTGTTTTTAAGCGATACCATTTGTACCGCTTAAAATAAACCATCCTTAATTCCAATTCTCTTTTATTGGATTGTATACCGAAGCGCCCGAAAAGTCAAAGGAACCATTGTCTTGCAGATTGATATCAGTTGAATATACTGAATATACGATGATTCATAATCCGGTATTTTTTCATGTTGATTTGGATGCTTTTTTTGCCTCAGTAGAACAGCTCGACAATCCGGCATATCGCGGAAAGCCGGTTATTGTCGGCGGGCTTGGTAAGCGAGGTGTTGTCTCGACGGCTTCGTATGAGGCGCGAAAGTTCGGTGTGCATTCCGCGATGCCGATGGCCCGCGCACGAGCCCTGTGTCCGAATGGTATCTTTATAAAAACACGAATGCAGCGATATTATGAAAAATCGAAAGAGATTATGACGATTTTTAAAAACTTCAGTCCCGATATACAGCAGCTGTCCGTCGATGAAGCATTTCTGGACATGAGCGGTACGGAAAAAATATTCGGCGATACTGCAACGGCTGCCCGGCTTTTAAAGAACTCTGTCTTTGCACAAACAGGTTTGCGGGTTTCCGTAGGGGCGGCTTCTAATAAATACATTGCGAAGATCGCTTCGGGGCAATCGAAACCGGACGGTTTATTGGTTGTGCCGCCGGGCGAAGAAGCTCAGTTTATGCAGTCGCTGCGTTTAAGCGATGTATGGGGTATCGGCGGTAAAACGCGTGGACGGCTTGCGGAAGCGGGGCTGACGACTATTGCCGAAATTCTCAAGCAACAGGAATCTGTTTTGCAGCTGATTATTGGGAATGCTGCGGGTACGTTTCTGTATCAAGCAGTTCGCGGAGATATGGCGCATGTTTTTAACGAAGAGCACAAAAGCCATTCCATCAGTACGGAACGTACATTTGAAACCGATCTGCATGAAAGAGATGAAATCTCCGATGTGCTGTTCCTGCTGAGCGCGGAGCTGATGTGCCGTATCCTTGATGAACGCATCCAAAGCCGTACTGTGCATATTAAAATACGGTATGCAGATTTTACCACCGTCTCGGCGCAGCAGAGCGGAGCATTGATTAACGATTCTGCGGATTTATACGGCCGGGTTCAGAAGCTATTCTTTTCCCGATTCGATCCGGCGCTGTCCGTCCGGCTCATCGGGATTGGGGTAGACATCGGCAGCGACAACAGCCAACTGGAGCTTTTTGCTTCCGAAAAGGCCGCAAAAAAGCGTAAACTTGAAGAGGCGGTTTTGGATATTTCAAAGAAAAATAAAGACGTCAAAATTGTGCAAGCACGATTGCTCCCGCCGGTGGAGTAGACAGATAGTATTATTTTCTCTCTAAATCCCCCACACACTCGACAACACATATACCATAACATCGGACATGGGGACAGGCAGTTCAAAACGAATAACGGCAGTACCGCATCGAGCAATAACGAATCAAACTTTCGTTAATATTCTCCGGGATGGATGATCACAGAAAACAGCTCTTTACCGTTTTTATCTGTATAGATGTAAATCAATGTAACCTTATCTTTTCTTATTTGATAGATCATCTGATTTGTTTTTAGCTTTTCCTTTAACATACCTTCGGCTGTTTTCTCCACTATTGCCCAGGTCTGTTTATCCATGTCTTCATATACACCGCCGGAAAAGAGATAGGTATAGGCAAGTGCATGCTGATCTTCCTTGTATTCAAGCTTTGTTAGAGTAGTCGCTTCATCAACCTCTATGGGGCATTGCTTTGTTACCCCTTCCGCCATAGCGTGATATATCCTGGCATTCTTATGGGTGTCTTCAGAAGCTGCATGAGGTCCCTTTTTAGATGTACTGCCCATTGTCTGGCAAGAGAAGAGGCAAACTAAACACGCAGTTACGAGGAATCCTAATGCGATTCGTTTCGCATTTCTAAGTAATTTCATATATAATCTCCCCTATAAAGGATTTCAACATTTCCGCCGCCCTCTATCATGGGGAAAAATGTACCACAGTTTCCTGTTTATGAAAAGATAAGGAGATTTTTAAGGGAGGTGGGTAATATTGAGAATTTCCATATTTTTTGTACAATAAGTCTAATCAAATGAATAAAAAAAGAACCATGAAATGCGAAAATGCAGCTTAATACAATGTTGAACGGTACCCACACATAGGCTACATAAAAAAAGCCCTCTGCATAATGACTATACAGAGAGCTTTTTAGTTAGTTTCCGATGCCTCGGCCAATCTTAATTCCGATTGATCGGGAACCCCTTAGTTTGATTTTATGGCAATCTGCCGACGGGGAGCAAGCTCCTTACGCGGTATGGTGACGGTCAACACACCGTTTTTAAAGGACGCTTCAACCTTATCTTGATCAATATCCTCAGGTAGCGTAAACCGTCTGACAAAGTGCCGCTGTGTGCGTTCGCGGATCAGGAATTGTTCGCCGTTCGGTTTTTCTTCCTTCTCTTTTGTTTCTTCGTGGTTGGAAGCAACAGTCAAAACACGTTCTTTTAAGTGAATGGTAACGTCCTTCTCCGTATAACCGGGAAGATCGATATCCATAATATAGGCGCCGCTTGTTTCGCGCACATCAACAGTCGGATAGCTTGCATTTGCCAACGGACTGAAAACGCCGAAATGAGGGCTGTCGTGATTTAATGAGTCAAGAACAGAGTCCGCAAATAAGGGATTAAAAATGCTTAATGAGTTCATAGTTTTCCTCCAAAAGGCTTACAAGTTAGGGTTTTTAGAAAACCCTCGAAGTTTTTCAACTTCAGTAATTATATAGCAACAAGCGTGCCAAGTTATACAATATACCTAATAAGAGAATCGGATGAAAAAAGGCTGTTTTGACCGAATAATTCCGCTTATACGGCTTTTTTATAACTTAAAGTAAGCGTTTATCGGCGTTTTTTAAACAGCTTCAATGGCAAAATCCGACTGTGTAAGGTGTTTACGTCCCGTTTACCGGTATGATGTGTCATTTTATATACCATATTGAGTCAATTTTTCCAACACAAAGCAAAATATGTGTCATTATGAAACATATTTTGCTTTTATCATAACTATTACTATTTTTTCTATTTAAAAATCGGGAAATCGGTTATACTATCTTTTATTCAATTATTGACAGATAAAAACGATATGTTTACAGTGATATTCTTTACAGCAAAAAAAGCTGTACGAATATCCCATAGACGCATCCGGAGGCGGACATGAACGTAACCGATTATATGAGTGAAAGCGACTGGAAAAAGCTGGTGCAATTTTCCGAAAAACTCGAAACTCCCTGTGTTGTTATCAATTTGGATCGCATTAAAAAAAATTACCTTGAATTAAAAAAGTTATTTTCCCCCGCAGATATTTACTATGCAGTGAAAGCAAATCCCCATGAAGAAATTTTAAAGCTCCTAATCGATTTAGGAGCCAATTTCGATATCGCCTCACGCTACGAGCTTAATAAAATCCTCGCTTTGGGAATCACTCCGGATCGTCTCAGCTATGGGAATACGATTAAAAAAGCAAAAGACATTGCCTATTTTTATGAAAAAGGTATCCGGCTGTTCGTTACCGACAGTAAAGAAGATTTGAAAAATATTGCAAAATATGCTCCTCAATCGCATATCTATGTCCGCATCTTGGTTGAAAATACCAATAGTGCCGACTGGCCGCTTTCCCGTAAGTTCGGCTGCCACCCCGATATGGCGTATGATCTCTGCATTTTGGCGAAAGAACTCGGCCTTATTCCTTACGGGATTTCATTCCATGTCGGCAGTCAGCAACGGGATATCGGACAATGGGACGATGCTATTGCAAAAACAAAGTATCTGATGAGCTCTCTTGAAGAAGAAGAAGATATCGAGCTCAAGATGATCAATATGGGAGGCGGTTTTCCTGCCCCGTATGTGGTGCCGACCAATGAACTTTCCGAATATGCAAGCGAAATTAACCGCTATCTTGATGACGATTTCGGCGATGAGCGGCCGCGTATTATCCTTGAACCGGGAAGATCTATGGTGGGCGATGCAGGAGTTCTCGTTACCGAGGTTATTACGGTTTCACGAAAGAATAACACGGCTTTACAGCGCTGGGTTTATGTAGATGCCGGCGTCTTCAACGGATTAGTGGAAACGCTGAACGAGAGCATCAAATATCCTATCGTTACCTCGAAGGATTCTAATTGCAGCAAGCGCGGGGAGGTTATTCTCGCTGGGCCAACTTGCGACAGCATGGATATTATGTATGAAAAATATAAATACCAACTTCCGATCAATCTAAAACCGGGCGATAGGGTATACTTTCTTAGTGCCGGCGCATATACGGCGACTTATGCATCTGTAGAATTTAACGGCTTTCCACCGCTTAAAACCTATATTATAAAATAAAAAAACGGCACAAAGATAACATCTTTGTGCCGTTCATTACCGTATCTTACGGTTATTTCGCGAACCGTTCGCCGAATTCCTTGCACTTTTTCTGTGCTTCTTCATCGGGATCGTCATAGGCAATGAGGCCTTCTTCAAACACATCGGCTCCGTCTCGCTTTGCGCGTTCTACCCATGTCTGCATCCATTCACCGTCTGCCCATTCGTAAGAACCGAACAGTGCAATTTTGCGACCTGAAAGTTTATTTTCGATAGAAGCAAAGAACGGTTCAAATTCATCCGGTTCAAGTTCCTCAGAACCCATCGCAGGGCAGCCAAAAGCGATTTTGTCATAGCTATCCAATTTATCCGCACTGAACTGCGAAACAGGGAATAATTCAGCCTGTGCTCCGCCGGCTTTCAGTCCATCCATAATACAATGAGCCATTTTTTCGGTATGACCGGTTCCGCTCCAAAATACTACTGCAACTTTTGCCATAGCAAACTCCTTATAAAGTGTGATGAGAATAATAGAAGTATTATTCTGTCATTAAGCGGCACAAACAATCTCAAAGATCGTCATGCCGCTTTTTATCTGTAAAGCAAAACGCTCTTTACATTCCGTATACTGATGGAATACTTGTAATGCCTGTTCGGGATTGCTGTATACTTTCCAATACCCGCAAAACAGACAATTTTGTCCGCCCGTTTTTACATACTGCATTACATCGTCGGCAGGATACCCTAAAAAAAGTCCGATCTCGTGCGGAAAGCTTTTTTCTTGCTCTCTGCTCCGTGTTCCTATAAAATCAGACATCCGCTCTTTTAACCGCATGATAATTGCATCGAGCCCACATTCCGGCAGATACCCGAAATATCGTAGCGCCACTGCCACTTGAGGCTGAAAACAAAGGCAAGTAAGCAAATCCTTCCGATATACTAATACTTGGGTGCGATTTTCGCATACGCAAAGCGGCGTAAAATATATCCCTTGCTCATTCAACATTTCATTATAAGTATCGCACCATTGGATATCGGTACTTGGAAACGACACAAGGTTCGCCGGTTTAATTCCTGCCAGACAGGGAGCCGCATGACGGGCAAGGGCTGCTTCAACGTAAGCGTGCGGTAACATGTTTCTATTATGAGCATAGAACTTGAAAAATGTCAACCGTGAATAACTGGAATTTTCGGGCAAATGCATCAGGCCGTTTTTTTAACAGTCTCCTGATTTTGCGATTTATATTTATCCGTCTGATGTGTTCGCCCTGTATACTTAAATATTATACTTGACAATATATTATATTATAAATAGTATTGTAACGTTTAAAGAAACACCACGGGCAGTATTAAAAACGGATTGTTGATCTTAGTTAAAGATAAAAGTAGGAGCGAAAGATGAAAGAAAAATTAGCTCAATATCGTGCATTAATCGAAAGCGAAACCGATGTTATCGCGGTAATGGCAAATACCAGCGCGTTTATCATGGAAAATATTTCCGGCTTAAATTGGGCGGGGTTTTATCAAATGAAAGGTGATGAATTGGTACTGGGGCCATTTCAAGGCCGACCGGCTTGCTATCGAATTGGTTATGGAAAAGGTGTTTGCGGACATTGTGCGGTCAGTCGAAAAACGATCATGGTACCCGATGTACACGCTTTTCCCGGGCACATTGCCTGCGATGCGGCAAGTAAAAGTGAACTGGTTGTACCGATTATTCACAACAGTATTTTATTCGGTGTAATTGATCTCGATGCTCCCGAATACGATCATTTTACCGATACCGACAAGTGCCTTATCGAGGCTATCGCTGAGATATTTTCCCAAAAATTGTAGAAGGGGACTTCTAAGAGTCTCGTTTTTTTACGTGCTCAAAATAGTCTGCAAGGAGTAATTCACCTCTATGAAAAAGATTGTTTGTATAACGGTATGGTTATCCGCGGCCTTTGTTCTTTTTGCTCAAACGGAAACAGGAGCGGCTCAAGATTCAGTGTATCAAAAGCTCTTACAGTACCGTGTTGAACATGATAGCAATTACCGGCAGCTGCAAATGCAGGCGGATATCGCAGCCAATAAAGCAGAAAAAGCAAAAACCGAATCGTTAGTAACAATGGAAGTCGGCAGCGGAAATACGCAGCTTGTTCTTAATACGGATGCGAATAAACGAGGTATTACAACCGAACCGTATGCAAATATCGCATTACCTTCGTACAATAATACAGGCATAAAACTGAGCGTACCGTATAGTAAAGTAGGGCAGCGGCAAGAAACCGGCGCCGAGGTTTCTGTGTCTACCGATATCTATTCCAAAAATGCAGAAGCGAAAAAATATACGCTTAACCTTGCGCAATCCGCGGCAGATCAAGCGCGGCGGGCAAAAGAAGAAGGTTTGGCGCTTGCTGAAAAGCAGTTCCTTCAAGATATTCAGCGGCTTTTGGACGATTATACAACACTCCTTGATAAAGAACTGAGCGAAGTAAAAGCTGAGATTCAATATAGTCAAACAAAGGCACAAGGCTATGCCGACAGTTCTACAAAAATGCGTACGGCCAATTTAGAGCTGCTGGGTGCAAAACGGGAACATCAGAATGCGGATTTTAACTTTTCGGCGTCATACCATGTTTTTGCAGAAAGCTGCGGTCTTACAACCGATGAAAAACCTCAAATGTTTTTAACGTCGCTATGGGATTCCATCCCCATACAAAAGGCCGCGGATATTGAACAGTATCCTCAAGCTGCTTATAAAAAACTTGTTGAAGCGGAGCAACAGCATACGCAAAATGCAGCGAAACGGGATATTGAACTGTCTCCGTTTTCCATCGGTGCAGACGCTGGTTATAAATTGCGTAATACGAAAATCGGCAGCGCCTCCGCAAAAAATGAACATTCCGTCTTAGGCGGATTGAGTATGCAATTTCCCGGAGGGAAGGCGTACACCGGCGTCGAGGTTCCGCTTTCCGATCCTAAAAACACGGCAATTAAACTGTCATTCAGCTGGAATCCTTTTTCGATTCAGTATCGGAAACTCGATAAAAAAAATGCCGAGCTTGAAGATGCGATTGAACGGCTTAAAATTGAAGATGCAAAGGAACAGTATCAAAAACAGCTCCATACCAATAAAACAGCGAAGGAGCAGATGATATGGCAGCAAACGGCGACAGCGGATGAATTAAGCATCTATAAGCAAAACGCCGATGACCATGCCCAATGGTACCGCAACGGTGTTATCAGCAAGGTGGAAAGCCTGCAAGCAGAACTTGAGTATAAAAAAGCGGAAGTCCGCTATGCAAAGGCTAAAACAGCCGTTATGATTTTCAATATCGATACGGCGCTGCTGTTTGAAAAGCGGTAACTAAACTACTAATTTGGAGGACACGATGAGTATCAATAAACAGCCGCTGACAGCACGGCAGCGGAAATCGAAGAAAACGAGAATTATTGTTATTGTATGCATAGCGGCGTTGGTAGGCAGCTGGTATATTTTTATGAAGCCTAAAAGCACAAAAACAGGTGATTTGCCACCTTTGACGGTAAAAAAGGAAATCGAACACAATCAAATTGAGGTGTCCGGTTATATCGAAGCGGCACAAACGCAGGTTTTGGAGGCACCCGGCGAGGGGTTTATCGAACAGGTGCTGGTAAAAGAAGGCGACAGAGTAAAAAAAGGCGCATTGCTTTTTGCGCTTGATACCGACAAACAGAGTTATGCTGTTGCAGAACATGCTTTTGCGATAAAACGGGAGCAAATTAACGGAGCCTCGCAAAAGCTGAGCTTGATGGAGCAAGAACAGCGGCTTTTGGAAAAACAGCTCGCCGACCGTAAGGTGTATGCCAAATTTGACGGCATCGTTGCTGCCTTAAAAATTACGCAGGGGCAATACGCCAAGGCAAAAGATACCTTCGGCACACTGATTGACCGCAGTTTTCTTAAAGCCACGGTCGAAATTGCCGAAAGCGATGCGTCTCGCCTTGCAGTCGGACAAAAAGTTGATATGACATTTCCCGCCGAACCGGATATTAAAGTGCAGGCGGAGGTTATTTCTTATCCGGCAATCGCACGCCTAACCAGCCTTGGGCGGACGGTTGTCGATACGCTGATCCGGCTGGATAATCCGCCGGAGAAAATTCTTCCCGGTTATTCTTTTAATGGAATCATCGTAACGGGCGCCGACTCCGAAGCGCTTATAGTAGAGCAAGATGCCATCCGTTATGTGGAAGGAAAGCCGTTTGTCGATAAAGTTGTTGGCAATACCACACAGGAAATTGCGGTAACCGTCGAACCGTATATTAAAGGCTTTGTGAAGATTCTCTCCGGCGTGCAAGAAAACGATGTGTTGAAAAATCAAGCAAAACTGAACAACGATAGAGATTTCTAGGAGACGTGTAGTGAAAACAGGGATGATTGTCTCCCTTGATTCGGTGGTAAAAACCTTTTTTATGGGAGAAAACGAAGTACATGCCTTGCGCAGCGTCTCGTTCGATATACCGGAAGGGAGCTTTGTTTCGCTTATGGGGCCGTCCGGTTCAGG from Treponema vincentii harbors:
- a CDS encoding SNF2-related protein, producing the protein MPIHSTLIDNSEHLQLVDTLKELIKVPDITHIDIATGYWDIPGTQLIAAELRAFLERSADTRVRILIGKDPYLFAQYSADVKYKDADYPQDFIKTDLADLKVKSEYTPAVQLLLDFCKEQHEDLNDPKIEIRIFRGVTEDDKQQFFHSKCYILYGTGIAYGIIGSSNFTQKGLQENSELNYLETHTQIISAKPDGINLSKGHTTWFNEKWALASDWTRAFLEEVLKKSEIGIETEKMGDTTKLQHEPPYTVLSPYQTYIKFLIDQFDEVINGDGKISPDAYIPHDEDFKQLTYQNHAVNQGFSIMKRHHGFILADVVGLGKTFTALMIVKRYLLETNFTHPVLIITPPAIYQSWTDSINYFDKNEVVGKTIKPLINLTTIGRLDDSGESDDYVDGNDFDLVFKKQQYGMIVVDESHRFRNNNTLMYQKLDDLIGSVQPQPYVMLLSATPQNNAPYDLRNQIYLFQREHKNATLCNLGGFGNDLERYFKEKQDRYKQYIQRYKLVNGIKIQKTPDELNQDKQNLIADNGDIRKHIVEPLIIRRTRTDIEKYYQDDMNTQNLTFPKINKPIAIPYEMKGELGNLFNSTINIIAPQVSCIDTDESGNQILSLGTEAGKDGLGYYRYRAIEFLKNEKHRVLYEVKNLTVSNTAERLAQLMEMLLVKRLESSQAAFKESLHNLSRYTENMIKMWEVNRIFICPDLDVNKELGNNAIKSNDEFEQCLDMLADKAKKANKKYSGHDDTGSNREYKRDDFDESYITLLRNDLFLIKKLCAQWDIQTSDPKMSTFIYETANQFLKKSRNKNRKLIIFTECIATQSALVQKLDEMPIPQCNVLSITAANREVMKDIIAANFDANYKGEKRDDYQILITTDVLSEGVNLHRANSILNYDSPWNATRLMQRLGRINRIGTDAKTIWNYNFYPSTLGDAQINIKNRTYIKLQAFHELFGEDAQIYSTKEEVRHFDPVIYETADDEESPIMPFIAELQVFQKEQPEEYTRLKVINDLAISSIKAGEHGSFSAVHGHTDRKTTTQSFLYLASKNEAVKQVSQLEFFEALKPLIQFDTAQTNINRDTLKDLHEAIMECYEKDKQSAALTIRGRKNKQNKEITQARRKIQELYTQSSSGGLRAMLDDISDSLIHHNSALAKKVLKTNFQSPSLFDTGDATSIVAITELYQLARQNNTRTDTNAALSIALITE
- the ychF gene encoding redox-regulated ATPase YchF; this translates as MAINCGIVGLPNVGKSTIFSALTRAPAEAANYPFCTINPNVGIVDLPDERLTKLSKFFEPKKTVPATVEFVDIAGLVKGASKGEGLGNQFLSHIREVGVIAHVVRCFDDPDIVHVNNKIDPASDIETINIELALADLASLEKRAERAEKATRMGKDMQKEAAIAMSAIAKIKPLLQDGKGARNADLTDEEQAVMYDTHLITMKPQLYVCNVDEDGIKNGNAYIETVKKIAAQEGAETVVICGKFEAELADIDDAEERAAFLEEIGLKVSGLSVLAHAAYHLIGLRTFFTAGKDECRAWTIHAGDTAPKAAGVIHSDFERGFIKAEVYSFEDFLKYGSEQKIKEAGRYRQEGKEYVVQDGDIMFFKFNV
- the dinB gene encoding DNA polymerase IV, whose translation is MIHNPVFFHVDLDAFFASVEQLDNPAYRGKPVIVGGLGKRGVVSTASYEARKFGVHSAMPMARARALCPNGIFIKTRMQRYYEKSKEIMTIFKNFSPDIQQLSVDEAFLDMSGTEKIFGDTATAARLLKNSVFAQTGLRVSVGAASNKYIAKIASGQSKPDGLLVVPPGEEAQFMQSLRLSDVWGIGGKTRGRLAEAGLTTIAEILKQQESVLQLIIGNAAGTFLYQAVRGDMAHVFNEEHKSHSISTERTFETDLHERDEISDVLFLLSAELMCRILDERIQSRTVHIKIRYADFTTVSAQQSGALINDSADLYGRVQKLFFSRFDPALSVRLIGIGVDIGSDNSQLELFASEKAAKKRKLEEAVLDISKKNKDVKIVQARLLPPVE
- a CDS encoding Hsp20/alpha crystallin family protein is translated as MNSLSIFNPLFADSVLDSLNHDSPHFGVFSPLANASYPTVDVRETSGAYIMDIDLPGYTEKDVTIHLKERVLTVASNHEETKEKEEKPNGEQFLIRERTQRHFVRRFTLPEDIDQDKVEASFKNGVLTVTIPRKELAPRRQIAIKSN
- a CDS encoding type III PLP-dependent enzyme; amino-acid sequence: MNVTDYMSESDWKKLVQFSEKLETPCVVINLDRIKKNYLELKKLFSPADIYYAVKANPHEEILKLLIDLGANFDIASRYELNKILALGITPDRLSYGNTIKKAKDIAYFYEKGIRLFVTDSKEDLKNIAKYAPQSHIYVRILVENTNSADWPLSRKFGCHPDMAYDLCILAKELGLIPYGISFHVGSQQRDIGQWDDAIAKTKYLMSSLEEEEDIELKMINMGGGFPAPYVVPTNELSEYASEINRYLDDDFGDERPRIILEPGRSMVGDAGVLVTEVITVSRKNNTALQRWVYVDAGVFNGLVETLNESIKYPIVTSKDSNCSKRGEVILAGPTCDSMDIMYEKYKYQLPINLKPGDRVYFLSAGAYTATYASVEFNGFPPLKTYIIK